Proteins found in one Apostichopus japonicus isolate 1M-3 chromosome 16, ASM3797524v1, whole genome shotgun sequence genomic segment:
- the LOC139982606 gene encoding uncharacterized protein isoform X2: MSNMSFLLCRLISFSLMMCLFHECLCSNITVVYTVAPAQSLLLECPVSSEHGSRWTYNNKSLYIYTVAVSGAFKGKTSLFKNYSLFIKYVAIDIAGTFDCISQTDVIASYKVEVEVTPKVYMFIDENPRYNEGMIEANTNFSATCFVDTMNNSLPLMISWRVNGKTVQPNGLGEQDVVRNKTTFKVSTLTFLPQRLNEKLTCVAILEGVNITESDEATFNTYVIPNIGLTVNNQHVKRGNSEVTVNDTLTCVCRASGGRPAVIISWQIDGVLKDKNSFITNKIVNPNMTFTTVSTFTYRPVTSGNLTCVIFMRDIHFTEEIRIEFIKESIESGNREQNIQIVIVLTAVLLLLLSCGIAMYLLRKKITGTNYQVVDPHYVEPNEENAIAGKPEKILYESTLRSLSSKASTGTRSMKLPEPPRIIDERRTSGSDEQDNYADLPINYERNKKDDLIFQRKDVCLVLSLKMGNTFKRWMGTITAANKTNECVVITTVSENALLKNEVHWNEYVKRLLELPSSQNVVDVKGVCFDKECIYLMQEHLTSDTLKDHLDYKRDERKPLNEAVRLAPETMQSILEILQGLKLIQSFGFLHPGLSSEKILLGSGGVCKLYAFCLAKDAPTRIASLKSKETCALHGLPRESMLRNEYSQQSDVWSVAVLIWELLTDGESPLVQTDHTFFAAATVGDELKHWPSTCHELRELQLTECFNDQPTNRPTISDLIEKVKEVSTVVTGETNTASTVEAIISQADAYVPMSGENITAVSDVEE, encoded by the exons ATGTCGAATATGAGTTTTCTATTGTGCCGCCTAATATCATTTTCCTTGATGATGTGCCTGTTTCATGAATGTTTGTGTAGCAATATCACTGTAGTATATACGGTAGCACCTGCTCAATCGTTGTTGCTAGAGTGTCCTGTGTCATCTGAACATGGAAGCCGATGGACATACAACAATAAATCACTTTATATTTACACTGTTGCCGTGAGTGGAGCCTTTAAAGGAAAAACATCGCTGTTTAAGAATTATTCACTCTTCATTAAATATGTTGCGATCGACATTGCAGGGACATTCGACTGCATCAGTCAGACAGATGTCATTGCAAGTTATAAAGTTGAGGTTGAAG TTACCCCAAAGGTGTACATGTTCATCGACGAAAATCCAAGGTACAACGAAGGGATGATCGAAGCAAACACGAATTTCAGCGCAACGTGTTTTGTGGACACAATGAATAATTCGTTACCTCTAATGATTTCTTGGAGAGTGAACGGTAAGACTGTTCAACCAAACGGACTGGGCGAACAGGATGTCGTAAGAAACAAGACAACATTTAAAGTATCGACACTAACCTTCCTCCCCCAGAGATTGAACGAAAAACTGACATGCGTTGCAATTTTGGAAGGAGTAAACATTACAGAGAGTGATGAGGCGACGTTTAACACGTATG TTATTCCAAACATTGGCCTAACTGTTAATAATCAACATGTAAAAAGAGGAAACAGTGAGGTGACCGTCAACGATACTCTGACTTGCGTATGCCGTGCGTCCGGTGGACGACCTGCAGTTATTATTTCCTGGCAAATTGACGGAGTCTTGAAGGACAAGAATTCCttcataacaaacaaaatagTAAACCCAAACATGACGTTCACAACAGTGTCAACTTTCACCTACCGTCCTGTGACAAGTGGAAATTTAACGTGTGTCATCTTTATGAGGGACATACATTTTACTGAAGAGATACGCATTGAATTCATCAAAGAATCGATTG AATCGGGTAACCGAGAACAGAATATCCAGATTGTGATCGTCTTGACAGCCGTGCTCTTGTTGTTACTTTCATGTGGCATTGCAATGTATTTACTTCGGAAGAAAATTACCG GAACTAATTATCAAGTAGTCGACCC GCATTATGTCGAGCCAAACGAGGAAAATGCTATTGCTGGTAAACCAGAGAAAATACTTTATGAATCTACTTTGCGCTCTC TTTCGTCAAAAGCTTCAACAGGAACACGAAG CATGAAGTTACCAGAACCACCACGAATAATCGATGAACGAAGAACATCAGGAAGCGATGAACAAG ATAACTATGCAGATCTTCCAATAAattatgagaggaataaaaaaGATGATTTGATCTTCCAAAGAAAGGACGTTTGTCTAGTTCTCAGCTTAAAGATGGGGAATACATTCAAAAGATGGATGGGGACAATAACAGCTGCAAACAAGACCAACGAGTGTGTTGTCATTACAACCGTATCTG AAAATGCTCTTCTAAAAAACGAAGTTCATTGGAATGAATATGTCAAACGGCTTCTGGAGCTACCATCGTCACAGAATGTTGTTGATGTCAAAGGCGTCTGTTTTGACAAAG AGTGCATATATCTGATGCAAGAACATTTAACAAGTGATACTCTGAAAGATCACTTGGATTACAAACGTGATGAGAGAAAACCTCTTAACGAAGCGGTTAGGTTAGCACCAGAGACAATGCAGAGTATCTTGGAAATACTGCAAGGACTTAAACTTATCCAATCTTTTGGG TTTTTACACCCTGGACTTTCATCCGAAAAAATACTCCTTGGTTCTGGAGGCGTGTGCAAATTATACGCGTTTTGTTTGGCTAAAGACGCGCCGACAAGAATTGCCTCCTTGAAGTCGAAG GAAACGTGTGCTTTACATGGGCTACCAAGGGAATCTATGCTGCGGAATGAATATTCACAACAAAGTGACGTCTGGTCTGTTGCCGTACTAATTTGGGAGTTGCTCACCGACG GGGAATCTCCTCTCGTGCAAACAGACCATACCTTCTTTGCAGCCGCGACTGTAGGAGATGAACTCAAACATTGGCCATCCACATGCCATGAGCTGAG AGAGTTACAACTTACTGAGTGCTTTAATGACCAGCCGACTAATCGTCCGACCATCAGTGATCTTATTGAGAAAGTGAAAGAG GTCTCTACGGTTGTCACAGGGGAAACAAATACGGCATCAACGGTAGAGGCAATAATAAGCCAGGCTGATGCGTACGTCCCAATGAGCGGGGAAAATATTACAGCTGTTAGTGACGTGGAGGAATGA
- the LOC139982606 gene encoding uncharacterized protein isoform X1 encodes MSNMSFLLCRLISFSLMMCLFHECLCSNITVVYTVAPAQSLLLECPVSSEHGSRWTYNNKSLYIYTVAVSGAFKGKTSLFKNYSLFIKYVAIDIAGTFDCISQTDVIASYKVEVEVPPKMSLYIDGHNDTSFINAPHGQQLVITCQAKGANPAVNLTWMSNGSEPWSLRNITTTVKRDGMTFESKTILQTTLLEHEGQIQCKSNAGKTFTERKVGFTYRTFVTPKVYMFIDENPRYNEGMIEANTNFSATCFVDTMNNSLPLMISWRVNGKTVQPNGLGEQDVVRNKTTFKVSTLTFLPQRLNEKLTCVAILEGVNITESDEATFNTYVIPNIGLTVNNQHVKRGNSEVTVNDTLTCVCRASGGRPAVIISWQIDGVLKDKNSFITNKIVNPNMTFTTVSTFTYRPVTSGNLTCVIFMRDIHFTEEIRIEFIKESIESGNREQNIQIVIVLTAVLLLLLSCGIAMYLLRKKITGTNYQVVDPHYVEPNEENAIAGKPEKILYESTLRSLSSKASTGTRSMKLPEPPRIIDERRTSGSDEQDNYADLPINYERNKKDDLIFQRKDVCLVLSLKMGNTFKRWMGTITAANKTNECVVITTVSENALLKNEVHWNEYVKRLLELPSSQNVVDVKGVCFDKECIYLMQEHLTSDTLKDHLDYKRDERKPLNEAVRLAPETMQSILEILQGLKLIQSFGFLHPGLSSEKILLGSGGVCKLYAFCLAKDAPTRIASLKSKETCALHGLPRESMLRNEYSQQSDVWSVAVLIWELLTDGESPLVQTDHTFFAAATVGDELKHWPSTCHELRELQLTECFNDQPTNRPTISDLIEKVKEVSTVVTGETNTASTVEAIISQADAYVPMSGENITAVSDVEE; translated from the exons ATGTCGAATATGAGTTTTCTATTGTGCCGCCTAATATCATTTTCCTTGATGATGTGCCTGTTTCATGAATGTTTGTGTAGCAATATCACTGTAGTATATACGGTAGCACCTGCTCAATCGTTGTTGCTAGAGTGTCCTGTGTCATCTGAACATGGAAGCCGATGGACATACAACAATAAATCACTTTATATTTACACTGTTGCCGTGAGTGGAGCCTTTAAAGGAAAAACATCGCTGTTTAAGAATTATTCACTCTTCATTAAATATGTTGCGATCGACATTGCAGGGACATTCGACTGCATCAGTCAGACAGATGTCATTGCAAGTTATAAAGTTGAGGTTGAAG TTCCTCCAAAAATGAGCCTTTATATTGATGGACACAATGACACGTCGTTCATCAACGCGCCACACGGCCAACAACTAGTTATTACTTGTCAAGCCAAAGGCGCTAATCCTGCAGTAAACTTAACCTGGATGTCCAATGGTAGTGAACCTTGGTCTTTGAGGAACATAACTACGACAGTCAAGCGTGATGGTATGACATTTGAAAGCAAAACCATATTACAAACCACACTTTTAGAACATGAGGGACAAATTCAATGCAAAAGCAACGCTGGAAAGACATTCACCGAACGCAAAGTCGGTTTTACTTATCGCACGTTTG TTACCCCAAAGGTGTACATGTTCATCGACGAAAATCCAAGGTACAACGAAGGGATGATCGAAGCAAACACGAATTTCAGCGCAACGTGTTTTGTGGACACAATGAATAATTCGTTACCTCTAATGATTTCTTGGAGAGTGAACGGTAAGACTGTTCAACCAAACGGACTGGGCGAACAGGATGTCGTAAGAAACAAGACAACATTTAAAGTATCGACACTAACCTTCCTCCCCCAGAGATTGAACGAAAAACTGACATGCGTTGCAATTTTGGAAGGAGTAAACATTACAGAGAGTGATGAGGCGACGTTTAACACGTATG TTATTCCAAACATTGGCCTAACTGTTAATAATCAACATGTAAAAAGAGGAAACAGTGAGGTGACCGTCAACGATACTCTGACTTGCGTATGCCGTGCGTCCGGTGGACGACCTGCAGTTATTATTTCCTGGCAAATTGACGGAGTCTTGAAGGACAAGAATTCCttcataacaaacaaaatagTAAACCCAAACATGACGTTCACAACAGTGTCAACTTTCACCTACCGTCCTGTGACAAGTGGAAATTTAACGTGTGTCATCTTTATGAGGGACATACATTTTACTGAAGAGATACGCATTGAATTCATCAAAGAATCGATTG AATCGGGTAACCGAGAACAGAATATCCAGATTGTGATCGTCTTGACAGCCGTGCTCTTGTTGTTACTTTCATGTGGCATTGCAATGTATTTACTTCGGAAGAAAATTACCG GAACTAATTATCAAGTAGTCGACCC GCATTATGTCGAGCCAAACGAGGAAAATGCTATTGCTGGTAAACCAGAGAAAATACTTTATGAATCTACTTTGCGCTCTC TTTCGTCAAAAGCTTCAACAGGAACACGAAG CATGAAGTTACCAGAACCACCACGAATAATCGATGAACGAAGAACATCAGGAAGCGATGAACAAG ATAACTATGCAGATCTTCCAATAAattatgagaggaataaaaaaGATGATTTGATCTTCCAAAGAAAGGACGTTTGTCTAGTTCTCAGCTTAAAGATGGGGAATACATTCAAAAGATGGATGGGGACAATAACAGCTGCAAACAAGACCAACGAGTGTGTTGTCATTACAACCGTATCTG AAAATGCTCTTCTAAAAAACGAAGTTCATTGGAATGAATATGTCAAACGGCTTCTGGAGCTACCATCGTCACAGAATGTTGTTGATGTCAAAGGCGTCTGTTTTGACAAAG AGTGCATATATCTGATGCAAGAACATTTAACAAGTGATACTCTGAAAGATCACTTGGATTACAAACGTGATGAGAGAAAACCTCTTAACGAAGCGGTTAGGTTAGCACCAGAGACAATGCAGAGTATCTTGGAAATACTGCAAGGACTTAAACTTATCCAATCTTTTGGG TTTTTACACCCTGGACTTTCATCCGAAAAAATACTCCTTGGTTCTGGAGGCGTGTGCAAATTATACGCGTTTTGTTTGGCTAAAGACGCGCCGACAAGAATTGCCTCCTTGAAGTCGAAG GAAACGTGTGCTTTACATGGGCTACCAAGGGAATCTATGCTGCGGAATGAATATTCACAACAAAGTGACGTCTGGTCTGTTGCCGTACTAATTTGGGAGTTGCTCACCGACG GGGAATCTCCTCTCGTGCAAACAGACCATACCTTCTTTGCAGCCGCGACTGTAGGAGATGAACTCAAACATTGGCCATCCACATGCCATGAGCTGAG AGAGTTACAACTTACTGAGTGCTTTAATGACCAGCCGACTAATCGTCCGACCATCAGTGATCTTATTGAGAAAGTGAAAGAG GTCTCTACGGTTGTCACAGGGGAAACAAATACGGCATCAACGGTAGAGGCAATAATAAGCCAGGCTGATGCGTACGTCCCAATGAGCGGGGAAAATATTACAGCTGTTAGTGACGTGGAGGAATGA